A region from the Nocardioides exalbidus genome encodes:
- a CDS encoding MoaD/ThiS family protein, whose translation MSVSVRIPTILRTYTGGESEVSAEGETLAAVLDDLDASYSGIKARILDDSGALRRFVNVYVGNDDVRFLEDLATPTPDGVQISVIPAVAGG comes from the coding sequence ATGAGCGTGTCCGTCCGGATCCCCACCATCCTCCGCACCTACACCGGCGGCGAGTCCGAGGTCAGCGCCGAGGGCGAGACCCTGGCCGCGGTCCTCGACGACCTCGACGCGAGCTACTCGGGCATCAAGGCCCGGATCCTCGACGACTCCGGCGCGCTGCGTCGCTTCGTCAACGTCTACGTCGGCAACGACGACGTCCGCTTCCTCGAGGACCTCGCCACGCCGACCCCGGACGGCGTGCAGATCTCGGTGATCCCGGCCGTCGCCGGCGGCTGA
- a CDS encoding DUF6174 domain-containing protein, with protein MKRTSLVVLLAAVVGAGAAPAYAVTDPQPVQPFVPGANDDPALDRAWQRWQARDVDDYVITVRTSCYCRPAPAVRTVVRDDEIVRVTKGRRDVGPVLGYSMDEMFTRIREAQGTADAVDVDYTRRGVPTSITVDRIAGAADDELYYTVSLSRL; from the coding sequence ATGAAGCGCACGTCCCTCGTCGTCCTGCTCGCTGCCGTCGTCGGCGCGGGCGCCGCACCGGCGTACGCCGTCACGGACCCGCAGCCGGTGCAGCCGTTCGTCCCGGGCGCGAACGACGACCCCGCACTCGACCGCGCCTGGCAGCGGTGGCAGGCCAGGGACGTCGACGACTACGTCATCACCGTCCGGACCAGCTGCTACTGCCGTCCGGCGCCCGCGGTGCGCACCGTCGTCCGCGACGACGAGATCGTCCGGGTGACCAAGGGCCGGCGCGACGTCGGTCCGGTCCTGGGCTACTCGATGGACGAGATGTTCACCCGGATCCGCGAGGCCCAGGGCACGGCCGACGCGGTCGACGTCGACTACACGCGCCGCGGCGTCCCGACCTCGATCACGGTGGACCGGATCGCGGGCGCCGCGGACGACGAGCTCTACTACACGGTGTCGCTCAGCCGCCTCTGA
- a CDS encoding GDYXXLXY domain-containing protein, which produces MNRILTTCVVAASQLVMVGLAVAPQLSARTTGDTYLLRAAPVDPIDPFRGAYVALDYPGLRDDDNPVLDDGRNGDLYVTLVRDGDVWRAGRWSRERPDDAPYLACDDRTWQVRCGIESWFLPQDDAKQAEQLLRDGAVAEVRIDGRGHAAVVDVRAP; this is translated from the coding sequence ATGAACCGGATCCTCACCACGTGCGTGGTCGCCGCAAGCCAGCTGGTCATGGTCGGACTCGCGGTCGCGCCGCAGCTGTCCGCCCGCACGACCGGCGACACCTACCTGCTGCGGGCGGCGCCCGTCGACCCGATCGACCCGTTCCGTGGCGCCTACGTCGCGCTCGACTACCCCGGTCTGCGCGACGACGACAACCCCGTCCTCGACGACGGTCGCAACGGCGACCTCTACGTCACGCTCGTCCGGGACGGCGACGTCTGGAGGGCGGGCAGGTGGAGCCGCGAGCGACCGGACGACGCGCCTTACCTCGCCTGCGACGACCGGACGTGGCAGGTCCGCTGCGGGATCGAGAGCTGGTTCCTCCCGCAGGACGACGCGAAGCAGGCCGAGCAGCTCCTCCGCGACGGTGCCGTCGCGGAGGTCAGGATCGACGGCCGCGGCCACGCCGCCGTGGTCGACGTACGCGCCCCGTGA
- a CDS encoding DUF2157 domain-containing protein → MTDTSTLTIRPVPPRQLSWLRTEVSDWTSQGLITPEQADAIRTRYRSDHHARSSIGRVLLLLGGGFVGVGLIWLVAANLDQLSPVARFGVVGGLWLLFLVGGEALAARRASAPLVGGIRLLAALGTGAVIFQAAQSLQVPAFEPRLVGLWAAGTLLHGYLARAYLPFVVGIATGLYWWFVQPMWDAQSGLTVVVLLGAAAVLAAGLAVVHDGRLDSFAWTWRTLAGGMALLALFVAAVPEIGGGAVEWSPWLVVVLAAAGVAAAGSVLVRPGLRALEPAGAIVVLGAATLLAMWSTGTDSTDVDAADWLRAAVSVGAYVALAVALVALGTVREHPPLSWMAMVGLVVFTTFQSFAVFAPIVTGAWLFVVLGTVFLGTGFLVDRARRELAQALDTTTDDTDGAAR, encoded by the coding sequence ATGACCGACACATCGACGCTCACCATCCGTCCGGTCCCACCGCGCCAGCTCTCCTGGCTGCGCACGGAGGTCTCCGACTGGACCTCCCAGGGACTCATCACCCCGGAGCAGGCGGACGCGATCCGCACCCGCTACCGCTCCGACCACCACGCGCGATCGAGCATCGGCCGCGTCCTGCTCCTCCTCGGCGGCGGCTTCGTCGGTGTCGGGCTCATCTGGCTGGTCGCCGCCAACCTCGACCAGCTCTCCCCCGTCGCCCGCTTCGGCGTGGTCGGCGGCCTCTGGCTCCTCTTCCTCGTCGGCGGCGAGGCGCTCGCCGCCCGCCGCGCATCGGCTCCGCTCGTCGGCGGCATCCGGCTGCTCGCCGCCCTCGGCACCGGCGCCGTGATCTTCCAGGCCGCCCAGTCGCTCCAGGTGCCGGCGTTCGAGCCGCGCCTCGTCGGCCTCTGGGCAGCCGGCACCCTGCTCCACGGCTACCTCGCCCGGGCCTACCTGCCCTTCGTGGTCGGCATCGCGACCGGCCTCTACTGGTGGTTCGTCCAGCCGATGTGGGACGCCCAGAGCGGGCTCACGGTCGTGGTGCTCCTCGGTGCCGCCGCCGTGCTGGCGGCCGGCCTCGCGGTCGTGCACGACGGGCGGCTGGACTCCTTCGCGTGGACCTGGCGCACGCTCGCCGGCGGCATGGCCCTGCTGGCGCTCTTCGTGGCCGCGGTGCCCGAGATCGGCGGCGGCGCTGTCGAGTGGTCCCCCTGGCTGGTCGTCGTGCTGGCGGCCGCAGGTGTCGCCGCCGCAGGGTCCGTGCTCGTCCGACCCGGGCTCCGCGCGCTCGAGCCCGCCGGCGCGATCGTCGTGCTCGGCGCCGCCACCCTGCTGGCGATGTGGAGCACCGGCACCGACTCCACCGACGTCGACGCCGCTGACTGGCTGCGCGCCGCCGTCTCGGTCGGCGCCTACGTCGCCCTCGCCGTCGCGCTGGTCGCCCTCGGCACGGTGCGCGAGCACCCGCCGCTCTCGTGGATGGCGATGGTCGGTCTGGTCGTCTTCACGACCTTCCAGAGCTTCGCGGTCTTCGCCCCGATCGTGACCGGCGCGTGGTTGTTCGTCGTGCTCGGCACCGTCTTCCTCGGCACCGGCTTCCTCGTGGACCGCGCCCGACGCGAGCTCGCCCAGGCCCTCGACACCACCACCGACGACACCGACGGAGCAGCCCGATGA
- a CDS encoding SGNH/GDSL hydrolase family protein yields the protein MPGRAGPFMSVWFKGRVSSKHLTRAGVALAVVSGLAGGTAYGARELLQRQAAQARRAIGKPLGEQAPSADRHYKKKYGEPVDLLVLGDSVAAGLGAEKPKHTLGGRLARGIAREAGRSVRLRTAAVVGSESSMLAGQLASLPASYRPHVAVIVVGGNDVTHRVPVSESVRHLADAIDELRGRGAEVVVGTCPDLGALRPVPQPLRALGSRASRQLAAAQRSTALQRGARVVSLAHVVGPFFITNPEEMFSLDRFHPSAHGYKRTAKAMLPSVLAALGVVEAVPFGHHAPGVGGSG from the coding sequence ATGCCCGGGCGTGCCGGACCGTTCATGTCGGTGTGGTTCAAGGGACGCGTGTCCAGCAAGCACCTGACCCGCGCCGGCGTGGCACTGGCCGTCGTGAGCGGCCTCGCCGGTGGGACGGCGTACGGCGCCCGGGAGCTGTTGCAGCGCCAGGCCGCGCAGGCCCGACGCGCGATCGGCAAGCCCCTCGGCGAGCAGGCGCCGTCGGCCGACCGCCACTACAAGAAGAAGTACGGCGAGCCGGTGGACCTGCTGGTGCTCGGCGACTCGGTCGCTGCCGGCCTCGGTGCCGAGAAGCCCAAGCACACCCTCGGTGGCCGGCTGGCGCGTGGCATCGCCCGGGAGGCCGGCCGCTCGGTCCGGCTGCGGACGGCCGCGGTCGTCGGCTCGGAGAGCAGCATGCTCGCCGGACAGCTCGCCTCGTTGCCGGCGTCGTACCGTCCCCATGTCGCCGTCATCGTCGTCGGAGGCAACGACGTGACGCACCGCGTGCCGGTCTCGGAGTCCGTGCGCCACCTCGCCGACGCGATCGACGAGCTGCGGGGCCGCGGGGCGGAGGTCGTCGTCGGGACCTGTCCCGACCTCGGGGCGCTGCGACCGGTGCCGCAGCCCCTGCGCGCGCTGGGCTCCCGGGCCTCACGGCAGCTCGCCGCCGCCCAGCGCAGCACCGCCCTCCAGCGTGGTGCGCGCGTCGTCTCGCTCGCGCACGTGGTCGGTCCGTTCTTCATCACCAACCCCGAGGAGATGTTCAGCCTCGACCGCTTCCACCCGAGTGCGCACGGCTACAAGCGCACGGCGAAGGCGATGCTGCCCTCGGTGCTGGCCGCGCTGGGCGTGGTGGAGGCCGTACCGTTCGGGCACCACGCGCCCGGGGTCGGCGGGTCAGGCTAG